The genome window TGCTATCGCAATGCCAGTTTTCAAAACAAAAGCCGAATTTGATGCGTGGTTACCTTCTGTAAAAGGAAAAGTTGTTTTGATGTCTCAAAACCAATCATATGGACGTTCTGATTATCAATACAAAGATTTTGGTTTAGAGGATTTGTATAAAAAAGTTACTGAAACAAGAAAAGCTGAAGCTGAAGCTTGGGCAAATTCTATCAAAGTAACAGGTTACAACAACAATACACTTCCAGAAGTTTTTGAGAAAAATGGAGCTGCAGCAGTTGCAATTTCTTATTGGACAGGAATTATGGGTGCAAATAGAATTTTTGGTGCAAAAACGAAAACGATCCCAATGTTAGATATTTCTAATGAAGATTACGGAATGTTATATCGTTTAGCTGAAAATGGAACTGCTCCGAAATTGACTGTTAATGCACAATCTAAACACAATGGAGTTGCGAAAACATTCAATATTATTGGAGAAATTAAAGGAAAAGAAAAACCAAACGAGTACATTATTCTTTCTGCTCACTTCGATTCTTGGGATGGTGCGCAAGGTGCGACAGACAACGGAACTGGTACTATCACAATGATGGAAACGATTCGTACAATCAAAAAATTATATCCAAATAACAAACGTACAATTTTGATTTGTTTATGGGGAAGTGAAGAACAAGGATTGAATGGTTCTCGTGCTTTTGTAGAAGATCATCCAGAAATTATTAAAAACACTCAAGCTGTATTTAATCAAGATAATGGAACTGGACGTGTAGTAAACATCAACGGTTCTGGATACGAAAAATCATACGAATATATGACGCGTTGGTTACAAGCTGTTCCTAATTTTATTACGAAAGAAATCAAGACAGATTTCCCTGGAATGCCAAGTGGTGGAGGTTCGGATCATGCATCTTTTATCGCTGCAGGAGCGCCAGCTTTCGGACTTAGTTCGTTAAATTGGGGTTACGGTACGTATACTTGGCACACAAACAAAGATACGTATGATAAAATCGTTTTTGAGGAAGTACAAACAAATGCAATTTTGAGTGCAACTTTAACTATGATGGCAGATCAAGAAAAAGATTTAGTAAGTCGTGAGCGTCGTGTTTTACCTACTGGTAAAGATGGAAAACAGCAAGAATGGCCAGAGGTTAAAAGCCCTGCAAGAAATTCTGACACTTATTTAAAATAAAATATTTTCAAATAAAAAGTCCGCTTTCAGTGGACTTTTTTATTTTATCTATTTAACTTTCTCTATAATCAACAAACGTAATTGGTTTTCTACTTTCTGGTTTGAAAACAATTGGTTGTAATTCTTCAAAAGTTTCAAATTTAATAGAAGGCGTTACGCGTAATTTTGCTCTGAAATAATCTTTTATTTTCGCTAAAAAATCATCGGTTTCATCTGTCGAAACTAATCGAATTAAAATTTCATCAGTTCCGAATTCGTTCGAATAAATTTCGATTAAATGTAATTTGATTTCATCAAAATGATTCAAAATATCATGTAAAGCTGGCGGATACAAAGTTGTCCCTTTGTACTTTATCATATGTTGTTTTCTACCTTCAACTGGTCCTAATCGATACGAATTACTCCCGCATTTACATTTATCGGAATGTTTTCTTAACAAATCACCTGTTTTGAAACGCAACAAAGGCATTCCTTCTATTCCTAAAGTTGTAATTGTCAATTCGCCTAATTCACCATCTTGTACAACTTCATTATTCTCATCTAAAATTTCTGTGATAATCAAATCTGGCTGATGATGTCCTCCTACCGATTCATCACATTCTGTAAACGCGGTTCCCATCTCGGTTGAAGCATAAGTCGAAAAAAGTTTAATATTCCATTTCGAATTTATTTTTTGCGTCAACAAAGACGAATTCAAATCTTTATCACGCAACGATTCACCAATACACAAAACCGATTTTACAGATGAATTTTGATAATCAATATTATTTTTCTCTGCATAATCTAACATTTTCAATAAAAAAGATGGAACAGCAACCAAAAATTTAGGTTGATATTTTAGAATAGAATCCCATTGCAATTGCGGAACACCAGCGCCAACTCGAATAACGCCTGCGCCTATTTTTCTCAAACCAAGAAAATACGCCAAACCAGCCATAAAACGACGATCAATCGTTGTCATCAACTGTACAACATCACCTTTTTGAACACCAATTCGTTGAAAAGAATTCATTTCATTTGTTGCTAAACGATCCAAATCCTTATCCGTTAAACCAAAGGTTACAGGATCACCTAACGTTCCAGAAGTTGTGGAATAATCAATGATTTCAGTTGACGGAACACATAAAAAATCAAAATTATATTGATGTAAATCATTCTTTGTTGTAACAGGAATTAATTTTAAATCTTCTGTTGTTTGAATAGATTGCCAATCAATTTGATATTTTTTGAATAAATCTTGATAAAATTTGGAATGCGTCGCAAGATATTTAATCTGTTCTTGAAGTTTCTGATTTTGAAATTCTTTAATCTCTTCTATAGATTGAAGTTCTATGGATGTTAACGCGTTTTTCGAGAACATTTGGATAATTTTTTCTGAATTTTATTTCGATCAGGAACTGTAGTCACCTCCTTTGTCAATGCTAATTTATAATAAAAACTCGCTTGTTGATAATCTTTCTGCTGAAAATAATAATCGCCAACTTTGTCATAAACCAACCAAAAATCAGGATTATTCTGAATATAACTTGTTAAAAAAGTTTCCTCAATCTTCTTATTTTCTTTTATCAACTTGTTGATTTCATGCGTTTGCTCACGGTATTTTTCATAATTAGAATAATCATCAGATAATACAAACATAT of Empedobacter falsenii contains these proteins:
- a CDS encoding M20/M25/M40 family metallo-hydrolase, with the translated sequence MKLINTLTYSTIVLSSIAVHAQAQEKLDPTVQSFVTEIQNNSQLKKISHELLDGIGPRLVGTPQMDQAGEWAIKTLKSWGIDARREDYGTWKAWERGITHVDMTYPRAKSIEATQLAWSPATKKAVNADAIAMPVFKTKAEFDAWLPSVKGKVVLMSQNQSYGRSDYQYKDFGLEDLYKKVTETRKAEAEAWANSIKVTGYNNNTLPEVFEKNGAAAVAISYWTGIMGANRIFGAKTKTIPMLDISNEDYGMLYRLAENGTAPKLTVNAQSKHNGVAKTFNIIGEIKGKEKPNEYIILSAHFDSWDGAQGATDNGTGTITMMETIRTIKKLYPNNKRTILICLWGSEEQGLNGSRAFVEDHPEIIKNTQAVFNQDNGTGRVVNINGSGYEKSYEYMTRWLQAVPNFITKEIKTDFPGMPSGGGSDHASFIAAGAPAFGLSSLNWGYGTYTWHTNKDTYDKIVFEEVQTNAILSATLTMMADQEKDLVSRERRVLPTGKDGKQQEWPEVKSPARNSDTYLK
- a CDS encoding phenylacetate--CoA ligase family protein, producing the protein MFSKNALTSIELQSIEEIKEFQNQKLQEQIKYLATHSKFYQDLFKKYQIDWQSIQTTEDLKLIPVTTKNDLHQYNFDFLCVPSTEIIDYSTTSGTLGDPVTFGLTDKDLDRLATNEMNSFQRIGVQKGDVVQLMTTIDRRFMAGLAYFLGLRKIGAGVIRVGAGVPQLQWDSILKYQPKFLVAVPSFLLKMLDYAEKNNIDYQNSSVKSVLCIGESLRDKDLNSSLLTQKINSKWNIKLFSTYASTEMGTAFTECDESVGGHHQPDLIITEILDENNEVVQDGELGELTITTLGIEGMPLLRFKTGDLLRKHSDKCKCGSNSYRLGPVEGRKQHMIKYKGTTLYPPALHDILNHFDEIKLHLIEIYSNEFGTDEILIRLVSTDETDDFLAKIKDYFRAKLRVTPSIKFETFEELQPIVFKPESRKPITFVDYRES